One segment of Labrus mixtus chromosome 10, fLabMix1.1, whole genome shotgun sequence DNA contains the following:
- the bod1l1 gene encoding biorientation of chromosomes in cell division protein 1-like 1 isoform X1 — protein sequence MSGLPPGDPQLVSMIVNHLKTQGLFDQFRRECLADVDTKPAYLNLKQRVDNFVSNHLSNHTWSPHLNKNQLRNNIRQLVLQSGMLEQGVDRIVAQVVDPKINHIFRPQVERVVREFLSPGSCSEEPPPPLPLPETKPDSSLLEPATSSAPPPSDAMSILETISSLNQEASVRASSDKGRRAPDEQLLEEGEQDMEMVEEGDGKTPEQSGESEVQVFEVKTEDAQEHVDLGKEGLIVEVKVEEEESGAKEPTEEEKDKTASRASGKPAEDKQDEDPLKSTSQAKQKARERIKEEYFLEDSDLDGLSDITVSSVHTSDLSSFEEESEDEELQSDSSEEGELPSDDQGEENKHGDAGDERKPRRKAYVHKPFLYSRYYSDSDDEITVEERRRSAAKDKEERLLKRQQNRERMEDKRKQKALHAEEQDHKKQKSGDCGGLEGPRAKEARKERKVLEKKMALSRKRKLDSRKEGDVSNKKRGDCEGSKRGGEVKSAAAKTTQPKLSRNLSESASSDERRRRTSGSVSEDSSDAKKLSEKGRTHSFILELEQGAQEALRQRSVGKFDRLYRKERERSSTDERAKLKKKPEVDDAPQGGGASVKASSDEKGDKKAKVKTEKKAASTPREGKSSEADESPKDAPVKKLKAASVEAGRAEKEKLREREKKEKKEKSSAKGDLKLRPDSTGSSEERSDLEPGSDSSKKKDKHSKEVVKRSKSQSEERAGEKAKPKDQDIVKSNKLKATERGKNFEKSKSKSKEEAKTVSSSKGDNKASEVRSVGGAAVSKPEKKKEQKVPEELLQKKVPEELLQEKVPEEPLQEKVPEELLQEKVPEEPLQEKVHEELLQEKVPEEPLQEKVPEEPLQEKVPEEPLQKKVPEELLQKKVPEELLQKKVPEEPLQKKVPEEPLQKKVPEEPLQEKVPEEPLQEKVTEEPLQEKPEVKSTKKRGKKERCERPSKSVSCQSLDAEEALKTDSAPVTTSFSDDTCDAFSDITPEPPEGDTESRLSEMPAEADALLALMDVCTSAEARLPHERGEEEAPPELEDADMKMKEAALTLLSMDPDSTVTSTLCQDEREEEEAPPPPQVEAADSLKETSSVTCQETEKQEAADLSETTEKEMDVGEFDSQSVALQEVDTTSDEAQTQSKEDETCETPPESQPDEAASDEVGEATALVVSDSSKREQSAPDVTDTKTRPETEEVNAEDDAADTEQSEAETKTEEEETTPSENQTTESLILEEEKLRERGAEEEKLRERGAEEEKLRERGAEEEKLRERGAEEEKLRERGAEASQSQTKLLKQISDEKDERGSKETAPAEEPDEGNAVEVRTPRRGRSSKTTEEVEKEEPRSRWGRRSGAAAASKSPDDQKTENKDEDEDGSPNRAAPTEARAEDESASETSGRRQVNVSSAAPEGSEAADATETGGPTLKRKRSEEEEENVEETETEEEEDTQLDQSEQRPHEDRVCSPSAVQAEGQEEVEETSSEKPPDEQQEETTPKRSGRRGRPAKGASAAEDSDKKDKKAEDSEQNEDEDEDDGERDEEGKGKATRATTRAASRLEAERNKPSKPSTRASRQTGKEETAAGTRGTRGQAAAAKGGRKREASPPAVRTRGGKPDEPPPKRAKR from the exons ATGTCCGGTTTACCTCCCGGAGACCCTCAGCTGGTCTCTATGATCgtgaatcatttaaaaactcaGGGACTCTTCGATCAGTTCCGGAGGGAGTGCCTGGCTGACGTCGATACAAAG CCTGCTTACCTGAACCTGAAACAGAGAGTGGATAACTTTGTCTCCAATCACCTCTCTAACCACACATGGAGCCCTCATTTGAACAAGAACCAGCTGAGAAACAACATCCGACAGCTGGTGCTCCA GTCTGGGATGCTGGAGCAGGGCGTGGACAGGATCGTGGCCCAGGTGGTGGATCCTAAAATCAACCATATCTTCAGGCCGCAGGTGGAGAGGGTGGTCCGGGAGTTTCTGTCACCTGGCAGCTGCTCTGAGGAGCCGCCTCCCCCGCTGCCTCTGCCAGAGACCAAACCAGACAGCAGCCTTCTGGAGCCAG CCACGTCGTCTGCTCCGCCCCCCAGCGACGCCATGTCCATCCTGGAAACCATCTCCTCCCTGAACCAGGAGGCCAGCGTCAGGGCCAGCTCAGACAAAGGACGCAGAGCTCCAGACgagcagctgctggaggagggagagcaggaCATGGAAATGGTTGAGGAAGGAGACGGAAAGACGCCAGAACAGTCAGGGGAGTCTGAGGTCCAAGTGTTTGAGGTGAAGACGGAGGACGCTCAGGAACATGTGGATCTGGGTAAAGAAGGGTTAATAGTGGAGGtgaaagtagaagaagaggagtcGGGAGCGAAGGAGccgacagaggaggagaaagataAAACTGCAAGCAGAGCGAGTGGCAAACCAGCCGAGGACAAGCAGGATGAAGATCCACTTAAATCTACGAGTCAGGCCAAGCAGAAAGCCAGAGAGAGGATCAAAGAAG AATACTTTCTGGAGGATTCCGACCTCGACggtctgagtgacatcacagtgagcTCGGTCCACACCAGTGACCTGTCGTCCTTcgaggaggagagcgaggacgAGGAGCTGCAGTCGGATTCCTCAGAGGAGGGCGAGCTTCCATCAGACG atcaAGGTGAAGAGAACAAACACGGGGACGCAGGAGACGAGCGCAAACCTCGCCGCAAAGCCTACGTCCACAAGCCGTTCCTGTACTCCCGTTACTATAGCGACTCGGATGATGAGATCACCGTGGAGGAGCGGCGCAGATCTGCG GCGAAGGACAAAGAGGAACGTCTGCTCAAAAGACAACAGAACCGAGAGCGTATGGAAGATAAGAGGAAGCAGAAAGCTCTGCATGCTGAGGAACAAG ATCACAAGAAACAAAAGAGCGGGGACTGTGGGGGGCTCGAGGGTCCCCGAGCCAAAGAGGCTCGCAAAGAGAGGAAGGTGCTGGAGAAGAAGATGGCGctcagcaggaagaggaagctgGACTCAAG GAAAGAGGGCGATGTGTCCAATAAGAAGAGAGGAGACTGTGAAGGATCAAAGAGAGGGGGG GAAGTGAAATCTGCAGCAGCAAAGACGACGCAACCAAAACTATCCAGAAATCTGTCCGAGTCGGCGTCGTCTGACGAGAGGCGCAGACGAACGAGCGGCAGCGTATCCGAAGACTCCAGCGACGCCAAGAAGCTGTCGGAGAAAGGTCGCACGCACTCGTTCATCCTGGAGCTGGAGCAGGGCGCCCAGGAGGCGCTCCGACAGCGCTCTGTGGGCAAGTTTGATCGACTCTAccgcaaagagagagagcgcagcTCGACCGACGAGCGCGCCAAACTCAAGAAGAAACCTGAGGTGGACGACGCTCCgcaggggggcggggcttctgtcAAAGCGTCCTCTGACGAGAAGGGGGACAAAAAGGCCAAGgttaaaacagagaagaaggcGGCGTCGACTCCGAGAGAAGGAAAGTCGTCTGAGGCAGACGAGAGTCCGAAAGACGCTCCTGTGAAGAAGCTGAAAGCTGCGTCTGTGGAGGCCGgcagagcagagaaagagaaactcagagagagagagaagaaagagaagaaagagaagagctCAGCTAAAGGAGACTTGAAGCTCCGCCCAGACTCCACAGGCTCCTCTGAGGAGCGCTCCGACCTGGAGCCGGGATCCGACAGCAGcaagaagaaagacaaacactcCAAAGAAGTTGTGAAGAGGTCCAAGAGCCAGAGCGAGGAGCGAGCCGGGGAAAAAGCCAAACCTAAAGATCAAGACATCGTGAAGTCAAACAAGCTCAAGgcgacagagagagggaaaaacttTGAGAAATCCAAATCGAAATCCAAAGAGGAAGCTAAGACGGTGTCATCATCAAAGGGGGACAATAAAGCTTCAGAAGTAAGAAGTGTGGGGGGGGCGGCGGTGAgcaaaccagagaagaagaaagaacagaaagtCCCTGAGGAACTCCTCCAGAAGAAAGTCCCTGAGGAACTCCTCCAGGAGAAAGTCCCTGAGGAACCCCTCCAGGAGAAAGTCCCTGAGGAACTCCTCCAGGAGAAAGTCCCTGAGGAACCCCTCCAGGAGAAAGTCCATGAGGAACTCCTCCAGGAGAAAGTCCCTGAGGAACCCCTCCAGGAGAAAGTCCCTGAGGAACCCCTCCAGGAGAAAGTCCCTGAGGAACCCCTCCAGAAGAAAGTCCCTGAGGAACTTCTCCAGAAGAAAGTCCCTGAGGAACTCCTCCAGAAGAAAGTCCCTGAGGAACCCCTCCAGAAGAAAGTCCCTGAGGAACCCCTCCAGAAGAAAGTCCCTGAGGAACCCCTCCAGGAGAAAGTCCCTGAGGAACCCCTCCAGGAGAAAGTCACTGAGGAACCCCTCCAGGAGAAACCAGAAGTGAAGAGCAcaaagaagagagggaagaaagaaagatgtgAGAGGCCCTCAAAGTCTGTTTCCTGTCAGAGCCTCGATGCAGAGGAGGCGCTGAAGACAGACTCCGCCCCCGTCACCACCTCCTTCTCTGACGACACCTGCGATGCGTTCAGCGACATCACCCCAGAGCCACCAGAGGGCGACACTGAGTCCCGGCTCAGCGAGATGCCAGCGGAGGCCGACGCCCTGCTCGCTCTCATGGACGTTTGCACCTCAGCGGAGGCGAGACTTCCACATGAGCGAGGCGAAGAGGAGGCACCGCCCGAGCTGGAGGACGCCGACATGAAGATGAAAGAAGCAGCTCTGACACTGCTCTCCATGGATCCTGACAGCACAGTGACCTCCACCTTGTGCCaggatgaaagagaagaagaagaggctcctcctcctcctcaggtggAAGCAGCTGATTCTTTAAAGGAGACGTCATCAGTCACATgtcaggaaacagagaaacaagaagctgcag ATTTATCTGAAACGACAGAGAAAGAAATGGACGTTGGCGAGTTCGATTCCCAGTCTGTGGCTCTGCAG GAAGTTGACACCACCTCAGATGAAGCTCAGACCCAATCAAAGGAGGATGAGACCTGTGAGACTCCTCCTGAATCACAACCAGATG AAGCTGCGTCAGACGAGGTGGGAGAGGCCACAGCGTTAGTTGTGTCTGATTCCAGTAAACGAG aGCAAAGTGCGCCGGACGTGACGGACACAAAGACGAGACCCGAG ACGGAGGAAGTTAACGCTGAAGACGACGCGGCGGACACAGAACAAA gtgaAGCTGAGACGAAGACGGAGGAGGAAGAAACCACTCCGAGTGAAAATCAAACT ACGGAGTCGCTGatcctggaggaggagaagctgagagagagaggagcggaggaggagaagctgagagagagaggagcggaggaggagaagctgagagagagaggagcggaggaggagaagctgagagagagaggagcggaggaggagaagctgagagagagaggagcggaggCTTCACAGAGTCAGACGAAGCTTCTCAAACAAATCA gtgACGAGAAAGACGAGAGGGGAAGTAAAGAGACGGCGCCTGCAGAG GAACCTGATGAGGGGAACGCTGTGGAAGTGAGAACGCCACGCAGGGGGCGATCATCCAAAACcacagaggaggtggagaaggaggagcctCGGAGCCGTTGGGGAAGACGTTCAGGAGCGGCAGCGGCGAGTAAGAGTCCGG ACGATCAGAAGACGGAGAATAaagacgaggatgaagacgGTTCACCCAATCGAGCGGCGCCGACCGAAGCg CGAGCGGAGGACGAGAGCGCATCAGAGACGAGCGGGCGCCGTCAGGTGAACGTGTCGTCTGCTGCTCCTGAAGGAAGTGAAGCTGCGGACGCCACAGAGACCG GTGGACCAACGCTGAAGAGGAAGCGgtcggaggaagaggaggaaaatgttGAG gaaacagaaactgaagaagaagaagacacacagctGGACCAAAGTGAACAACGACCTCATGAAGATAGAg TTTGCTCGCCGTCTGCTGTCCAGGCTGAAGGTCAGGAGGAGGttgaggagacgagcagcgaGAAGCCCCCAGACGAG cagcaggaggagacgaCTCCAAAGAGATCAGGTCGGAGGGGACGACCGGCGAAGGGAGCATCAGCTGCAGAGGACTCAG ataaaaaagacaaaaaggccgAAGACAGCGAGCAGAACgaagacgaggacgaggacgacgGCGAGAGGGACgaggagggaaaaggaaagGCTACCAGAGCGACCACACGGGCGGCGTCTCGTCTGGAGGCTGAAAG
- the bod1l1 gene encoding biorientation of chromosomes in cell division protein 1-like 1 isoform X2 produces the protein MSGLPPGDPQLVSMIVNHLKTQGLFDQFRRECLADVDTKPAYLNLKQRVDNFVSNHLSNHTWSPHLNKNQLRNNIRQLVLQSGMLEQGVDRIVAQVVDPKINHIFRPQVERVVREFLSPGSCSEEPPPPLPLPETKPDSSLLEPATSSAPPPSDAMSILETISSLNQEASVRASSDKGRRAPDEQLLEEGEQDMEMVEEGDGKTPEQSGESEVQVFEVKTEDAQEHVDLGKEGLIVEVKVEEEESGAKEPTEEEKDKTASRASGKPAEDKQDEDPLKSTSQAKQKARERIKEEYFLEDSDLDGLSDITVSSVHTSDLSSFEEESEDEELQSDSSEEGELPSDDQGEENKHGDAGDERKPRRKAYVHKPFLYSRYYSDSDDEITVEERRRSAAKDKEERLLKRQQNRERMEDKRKQKALHAEEQDHKKQKSGDCGGLEGPRAKEARKERKVLEKKMALSRKRKLDSRKEGDVSNKKRGDCEGSKRGGEVKSAAAKTTQPKLSRNLSESASSDERRRRTSGSVSEDSSDAKKLSEKGRTHSFILELEQGAQEALRQRSVGKFDRLYRKERERSSTDERAKLKKKPEVDDAPQGGGASVKASSDEKGDKKAKVKTEKKAASTPREGKSSEADESPKDAPVKKLKAASVEAGRAEKEKLREREKKEKKEKSSAKGDLKLRPDSTGSSEERSDLEPGSDSSKKKDKHSKEVVKRSKSQSEERAGEKAKPKDQDIVKSNKLKATERGKNFEKSKSKSKEEAKTVSSSKGDNKASEVRSVGGAAVSKPEKKKEQKVPEELLQKKVPEELLQEKVPEEPLQEKVPEELLQEKVPEEPLQEKVHEELLQEKVPEEPLQEKVPEEPLQEKVPEEPLQKKVPEELLQKKVPEELLQKKVPEEPLQKKVPEEPLQKKVPEEPLQEKVPEEPLQEKVTEEPLQEKPEVKSTKKRGKKERCERPSKSVSCQSLDAEEALKTDSAPVTTSFSDDTCDAFSDITPEPPEGDTESRLSEMPAEADALLALMDVCTSAEARLPHERGEEEAPPELEDADMKMKEAALTLLSMDPDSTVTSTLCQDEREEEEAPPPPQVEAADSLKETSSVTCQETEKQEAADLSETTEKEMDVGEFDSQSVALQEVDTTSDEAQTQSKEDETCETPPESQPDEAASDEVGEATALVVSDSSKREQSAPDVTDTKTRPETEEVNAEDDAADTEQSEAETKTEEEETTPSENQTTESLILEEEKLRERGAEEEKLRERGAEEEKLRERGAEEEKLRERGAEEEKLRERGAEASQSQTKLLKQISDEKDERGSKETAPAEEPDEGNAVEVRTPRRGRSSKTTEEVEKEEPRSRWGRRSGAAAASKSPDDQKTENKDEDEDGSPNRAAPTEARAEDESASETSGRRQVNVSSAAPEGSEAADATETGGPTLKRKRSEEEEENVEETETEEEEDTQLDQSEQRPHEDRVCSPSAVQAEGQEEVEETSSEKPPDEQEETTPKRSGRRGRPAKGASAAEDSDKKDKKAEDSEQNEDEDEDDGERDEEGKGKATRATTRAASRLEAERNKPSKPSTRASRQTGKEETAAGTRGTRGQAAAAKGGRKREASPPAVRTRGGKPDEPPPKRAKR, from the exons ATGTCCGGTTTACCTCCCGGAGACCCTCAGCTGGTCTCTATGATCgtgaatcatttaaaaactcaGGGACTCTTCGATCAGTTCCGGAGGGAGTGCCTGGCTGACGTCGATACAAAG CCTGCTTACCTGAACCTGAAACAGAGAGTGGATAACTTTGTCTCCAATCACCTCTCTAACCACACATGGAGCCCTCATTTGAACAAGAACCAGCTGAGAAACAACATCCGACAGCTGGTGCTCCA GTCTGGGATGCTGGAGCAGGGCGTGGACAGGATCGTGGCCCAGGTGGTGGATCCTAAAATCAACCATATCTTCAGGCCGCAGGTGGAGAGGGTGGTCCGGGAGTTTCTGTCACCTGGCAGCTGCTCTGAGGAGCCGCCTCCCCCGCTGCCTCTGCCAGAGACCAAACCAGACAGCAGCCTTCTGGAGCCAG CCACGTCGTCTGCTCCGCCCCCCAGCGACGCCATGTCCATCCTGGAAACCATCTCCTCCCTGAACCAGGAGGCCAGCGTCAGGGCCAGCTCAGACAAAGGACGCAGAGCTCCAGACgagcagctgctggaggagggagagcaggaCATGGAAATGGTTGAGGAAGGAGACGGAAAGACGCCAGAACAGTCAGGGGAGTCTGAGGTCCAAGTGTTTGAGGTGAAGACGGAGGACGCTCAGGAACATGTGGATCTGGGTAAAGAAGGGTTAATAGTGGAGGtgaaagtagaagaagaggagtcGGGAGCGAAGGAGccgacagaggaggagaaagataAAACTGCAAGCAGAGCGAGTGGCAAACCAGCCGAGGACAAGCAGGATGAAGATCCACTTAAATCTACGAGTCAGGCCAAGCAGAAAGCCAGAGAGAGGATCAAAGAAG AATACTTTCTGGAGGATTCCGACCTCGACggtctgagtgacatcacagtgagcTCGGTCCACACCAGTGACCTGTCGTCCTTcgaggaggagagcgaggacgAGGAGCTGCAGTCGGATTCCTCAGAGGAGGGCGAGCTTCCATCAGACG atcaAGGTGAAGAGAACAAACACGGGGACGCAGGAGACGAGCGCAAACCTCGCCGCAAAGCCTACGTCCACAAGCCGTTCCTGTACTCCCGTTACTATAGCGACTCGGATGATGAGATCACCGTGGAGGAGCGGCGCAGATCTGCG GCGAAGGACAAAGAGGAACGTCTGCTCAAAAGACAACAGAACCGAGAGCGTATGGAAGATAAGAGGAAGCAGAAAGCTCTGCATGCTGAGGAACAAG ATCACAAGAAACAAAAGAGCGGGGACTGTGGGGGGCTCGAGGGTCCCCGAGCCAAAGAGGCTCGCAAAGAGAGGAAGGTGCTGGAGAAGAAGATGGCGctcagcaggaagaggaagctgGACTCAAG GAAAGAGGGCGATGTGTCCAATAAGAAGAGAGGAGACTGTGAAGGATCAAAGAGAGGGGGG GAAGTGAAATCTGCAGCAGCAAAGACGACGCAACCAAAACTATCCAGAAATCTGTCCGAGTCGGCGTCGTCTGACGAGAGGCGCAGACGAACGAGCGGCAGCGTATCCGAAGACTCCAGCGACGCCAAGAAGCTGTCGGAGAAAGGTCGCACGCACTCGTTCATCCTGGAGCTGGAGCAGGGCGCCCAGGAGGCGCTCCGACAGCGCTCTGTGGGCAAGTTTGATCGACTCTAccgcaaagagagagagcgcagcTCGACCGACGAGCGCGCCAAACTCAAGAAGAAACCTGAGGTGGACGACGCTCCgcaggggggcggggcttctgtcAAAGCGTCCTCTGACGAGAAGGGGGACAAAAAGGCCAAGgttaaaacagagaagaaggcGGCGTCGACTCCGAGAGAAGGAAAGTCGTCTGAGGCAGACGAGAGTCCGAAAGACGCTCCTGTGAAGAAGCTGAAAGCTGCGTCTGTGGAGGCCGgcagagcagagaaagagaaactcagagagagagagaagaaagagaagaaagagaagagctCAGCTAAAGGAGACTTGAAGCTCCGCCCAGACTCCACAGGCTCCTCTGAGGAGCGCTCCGACCTGGAGCCGGGATCCGACAGCAGcaagaagaaagacaaacactcCAAAGAAGTTGTGAAGAGGTCCAAGAGCCAGAGCGAGGAGCGAGCCGGGGAAAAAGCCAAACCTAAAGATCAAGACATCGTGAAGTCAAACAAGCTCAAGgcgacagagagagggaaaaacttTGAGAAATCCAAATCGAAATCCAAAGAGGAAGCTAAGACGGTGTCATCATCAAAGGGGGACAATAAAGCTTCAGAAGTAAGAAGTGTGGGGGGGGCGGCGGTGAgcaaaccagagaagaagaaagaacagaaagtCCCTGAGGAACTCCTCCAGAAGAAAGTCCCTGAGGAACTCCTCCAGGAGAAAGTCCCTGAGGAACCCCTCCAGGAGAAAGTCCCTGAGGAACTCCTCCAGGAGAAAGTCCCTGAGGAACCCCTCCAGGAGAAAGTCCATGAGGAACTCCTCCAGGAGAAAGTCCCTGAGGAACCCCTCCAGGAGAAAGTCCCTGAGGAACCCCTCCAGGAGAAAGTCCCTGAGGAACCCCTCCAGAAGAAAGTCCCTGAGGAACTTCTCCAGAAGAAAGTCCCTGAGGAACTCCTCCAGAAGAAAGTCCCTGAGGAACCCCTCCAGAAGAAAGTCCCTGAGGAACCCCTCCAGAAGAAAGTCCCTGAGGAACCCCTCCAGGAGAAAGTCCCTGAGGAACCCCTCCAGGAGAAAGTCACTGAGGAACCCCTCCAGGAGAAACCAGAAGTGAAGAGCAcaaagaagagagggaagaaagaaagatgtgAGAGGCCCTCAAAGTCTGTTTCCTGTCAGAGCCTCGATGCAGAGGAGGCGCTGAAGACAGACTCCGCCCCCGTCACCACCTCCTTCTCTGACGACACCTGCGATGCGTTCAGCGACATCACCCCAGAGCCACCAGAGGGCGACACTGAGTCCCGGCTCAGCGAGATGCCAGCGGAGGCCGACGCCCTGCTCGCTCTCATGGACGTTTGCACCTCAGCGGAGGCGAGACTTCCACATGAGCGAGGCGAAGAGGAGGCACCGCCCGAGCTGGAGGACGCCGACATGAAGATGAAAGAAGCAGCTCTGACACTGCTCTCCATGGATCCTGACAGCACAGTGACCTCCACCTTGTGCCaggatgaaagagaagaagaagaggctcctcctcctcctcaggtggAAGCAGCTGATTCTTTAAAGGAGACGTCATCAGTCACATgtcaggaaacagagaaacaagaagctgcag ATTTATCTGAAACGACAGAGAAAGAAATGGACGTTGGCGAGTTCGATTCCCAGTCTGTGGCTCTGCAG GAAGTTGACACCACCTCAGATGAAGCTCAGACCCAATCAAAGGAGGATGAGACCTGTGAGACTCCTCCTGAATCACAACCAGATG AAGCTGCGTCAGACGAGGTGGGAGAGGCCACAGCGTTAGTTGTGTCTGATTCCAGTAAACGAG aGCAAAGTGCGCCGGACGTGACGGACACAAAGACGAGACCCGAG ACGGAGGAAGTTAACGCTGAAGACGACGCGGCGGACACAGAACAAA gtgaAGCTGAGACGAAGACGGAGGAGGAAGAAACCACTCCGAGTGAAAATCAAACT ACGGAGTCGCTGatcctggaggaggagaagctgagagagagaggagcggaggaggagaagctgagagagagaggagcggaggaggagaagctgagagagagaggagcggaggaggagaagctgagagagagaggagcggaggaggagaagctgagagagagaggagcggaggCTTCACAGAGTCAGACGAAGCTTCTCAAACAAATCA gtgACGAGAAAGACGAGAGGGGAAGTAAAGAGACGGCGCCTGCAGAG GAACCTGATGAGGGGAACGCTGTGGAAGTGAGAACGCCACGCAGGGGGCGATCATCCAAAACcacagaggaggtggagaaggaggagcctCGGAGCCGTTGGGGAAGACGTTCAGGAGCGGCAGCGGCGAGTAAGAGTCCGG ACGATCAGAAGACGGAGAATAaagacgaggatgaagacgGTTCACCCAATCGAGCGGCGCCGACCGAAGCg CGAGCGGAGGACGAGAGCGCATCAGAGACGAGCGGGCGCCGTCAGGTGAACGTGTCGTCTGCTGCTCCTGAAGGAAGTGAAGCTGCGGACGCCACAGAGACCG GTGGACCAACGCTGAAGAGGAAGCGgtcggaggaagaggaggaaaatgttGAG gaaacagaaactgaagaagaagaagacacacagctGGACCAAAGTGAACAACGACCTCATGAAGATAGAg TTTGCTCGCCGTCTGCTGTCCAGGCTGAAGGTCAGGAGGAGGttgaggagacgagcagcgaGAAGCCCCCAGACGAG caggaggagacgaCTCCAAAGAGATCAGGTCGGAGGGGACGACCGGCGAAGGGAGCATCAGCTGCAGAGGACTCAG ataaaaaagacaaaaaggccgAAGACAGCGAGCAGAACgaagacgaggacgaggacgacgGCGAGAGGGACgaggagggaaaaggaaagGCTACCAGAGCGACCACACGGGCGGCGTCTCGTCTGGAGGCTGAAAG